From a region of the Pieris rapae chromosome 22, ilPieRapa1.1, whole genome shotgun sequence genome:
- the LOC110992898 gene encoding SUN domain-containing protein 3-like translates to MHYAPYEQPSCFRRYAFRSFVCVVLSMLLGLHLQSHFWVPPDGIERDFTDIKDVITQLSYGLTEINRKHEKLQGEIERISETLPAVAAAAGRARDALEPSRMSRHSLNVHDYDRQIVDYALETAGAKVVDTGNTVEYMIHESPVSWALHILVASFCRECLGASSIIRPGTLPGECWAFRGTKGEATIRLLSTIYVTGISLEHIPSHISPTKEISSAPRLFQLEGLEFRNDPYPHDFGSFEYDKEAKPIQYFEVRHPSTKGYNLVRIRIFSNWGHTVYTCVYRVRVHGELVRKPLNSIRDDGDNLVEQE, encoded by the exons ATGCATTACGCACCCTACGAACAACCCAGTTGTTTCCGCCGATATGCGTTCAGATCGTTTGTCTGCGTGGTGCTTTCCATGTTACTTGGACTTCATCTGCAATCACATTTTTGGGTCCCACCAGACGGTATCGAGAGGGACTTCACTGACATCAAGGATGTAATAACCCAATTGTCATACGGTCTCACTGAG ATAAATCGAAAACATGAAAAGTTGCAAGGCGAAATAGAGCGTATTTCGGAAACCTTGCCCGCTGTGGCAGCGGCTGCTGGAAGAGCGAGGGACGCGCTTGAACCCTCAAGGATGAGTAGACACAGTCTAAATGTCCACGATTATGACAGACAG ATAGTGGACTATGCATTAGAAACTGCAGGTGCTAAAGTGGTTGACACTGGAAATACCGTAGAATACATGATACACGAGTCGCCTGTCAGTTGGGCTCTCCATATATTAGTCGCGTCTTTCTGTCGCGAGTGTTTGGGCGCTTCTTCTATCATCCGGCCAGGTACATTGCCAGGGGAATGCTGGGCCTTCAGAGGCACCAAGGGAGAAGCAACTATACGCCTTTTGAGCACCATTTATGTGACTGGTATCAGTCTGGAGCATATACCATCTCATATTTCACCAACCAA GGAGATATCTTCAGCGCCCCGATTATTTCAACTGGAGGGATTGGAGTTTCGTAACGACCCATACCCACACGACTTTGGCTCTTTTGAATACGACAAAGAGGCAAAACCTATACAGTATTTCGAAGTTCGACATCCGTCGACGAAGGGCTATAACTTAGTTCGCATAAGGATATTTTCCAACTGGGGCCACACAGTTTATACGTGCGTGTATCGGGTGCGAGTACATGGCGAACTCGTCAGAAAACCCCTAAATTCAATCAGAGATGATGGTGATAATCTTGTGGAACAAGAATAA